The Porites lutea chromosome 7, jaPorLute2.1, whole genome shotgun sequence genome includes the window ATATATCGGGCACCAACCTTTCTCAGCGTGTTTACATGTTCCTTTCGCTTCATCCGACATTTCGAGGCAGCCACCTTGTTCCGTTCTCGTCGAAGCTTCCGTCTCTGTTCTTCTTCGGGGGTGAGCTGCATCAATGGAAAGAAAAAGTCGCCAACGAACATATGAAGATAAGAAAGGAAGAAGAACTCAGAAGAAATACAACTAAATATAGGATGTTATAAAATAACATAATTCCCCCAGCTTCTTGAAAAAGCTGACGAAGAATCAGCTAAGCACCTCTTACATAAACATAAGTCATAGATAGATCATGACAGGTTGTTTTCCGGGGGAGAAGTTTACTTAAATAACGTACATGCACTTTCTACTTAAATCCTTACATCTTTATAAATTAAGATCTCTTGATATGTACGACGTGCTTTCGTCTGCCAACATTTAAACGAACCAAACAAAGTGGTTTTTAGTTAGGAAGATAATTCAACCTGTTTTGGAACTAATTGCATAAtgttatcttatccttccaatgattcagagccccccccaccccttcccaCCCGCAAGGAAAATTGGCGCGAAAATTGTAATTAGTGTTACGGTGTCAGAGTGTTTAACAGGTTCATACCGGCCGACAATGAATGGTCTTTTGTAGCATCTGTTTACAACCTCCCACGCGTGTATTAGACCACTTTTAGACTCGGAATCGGCAACCGTTGTATGTGACCACTTGGCGTTAAGTGTCCAAGCGGGAAGAATGGTTCGGTTAAGCAGTTAGATTTAAGTGGAGCGATTAAACTTGATTTTTCTGAGGTTACATGATGCCAATAGTATTAAATGATTGTTTATGAGTAATGAATTCCCAGTGCCTAGCGTAGCATTCATCTGTCGAAGAAACTGCGGACGCCGTACACAAGTTTGCGGGTGATGCTTTTCAACTAGTTTTTCCCGTTTCAAGAGAAACTTAACAGTTTTATCCTTAATATTCATGTTTTTACCGTATCATTGGTcgaatttatactagagacgaaTTATCTTTctagacggattatccgtctcagacggataattcgtctctagtataaattcggTGTTAAGACGAATTATGGAGTAAAACTCGTCTGAGGCTGATTCGTCTGTTAGCACGTCTTCAAGACGTGCTTATAGACGGATATATCGTCttagacggattatccgtctctaAATTTATATCTAGAGGAATGGTTTTTTGACGAAGTTTCCACATGAAAGGGAGTGGTTTCTACATTTTCGCAATGTTTCCTGTTTCTCGCGGTCGTTTCCCGCTTAAAATATCTGGACAAATTATGTAGCAAAATTCGTCATCGGATTTGTACGTAGGCGAATTACCCTTCTGACGGATAATACATCTAGACGGACAActcgtctctagtataaattcggccaTTAATAGACGAAACGCGTAGCCTATCATACCTTTGAAAATAAGGAAATTATTTTATCTCTTAGAACCTATCGAAGACAATAGATGTCAAACCTAGTAACTGAATTATTCGTCCACGAGCTTAAACCGGACTGTTGTCGTTAATTTATGAAGGGCCAACAGAAACCAGAAATTGTCGGACGGtgtaaggaaaaaagaaaatagtgtTAGCTAGCGATTAAAATAAAGGTGCACCGGGCTGCACTTTTAATGTCACGGTGAGAAGAACCCAAATAACAGCGAGGTATGCTCTTAAAATAGAGAAAGATATAATTCGAGAGAACAACAGAAGGAAGGCTGTCGCAAGCTTTCGTTTTGAGTCAACAACAGTAAGATTTATAAACATTTTCACTCATGGAGATTTGTGAACTTGCAAGAGATGGAGAGGTCTTGAaggtaaaaaggaaagaacCAACTGAAAAATCGAAAGTAGAGACGAGGTTCTTTTAACAGGTTTATATATTTGAACACGCCGCTTAGTAACAAAAGTAACTTTCTTCCACTTTAAGGGGCCAATGTAAGCGTTTCTGCATTTTAATTAAATACAATATGGCAATGGGAAGAATTGCAATACTTTAGAGTGGCATTAGACTTTGACGTGGTTTTAAGTTCTTActttgtgacttgatttttctttgaataaGCACGTGCACGCgctgaaagaaaatgaagtcACTGGAGGAATAATTCAGGATATTCCTGCAGCTATACCACTTGATTGTGAACCATTGCCGGTTACTAGTACGAGTAattaaaataagttttattCGGAATAGGAGGACATTTTCTGAATTATACCATCCAGatacttattaaaataactttgtagCAGAGCTCCAAGTGCGCAAGTAAATCTATAATCCAGAGCGCAAGAaaatctacccatccaagaaagttttggtaatcacgtgaccgtacaccgagcgaccgagcgaccgtccgtccgcaccacaggcatagctatgtaaaataactcaatcaacaggtatggcaacgcAAAtacaactcgaggttattttggcgggaaatcgcatagccaccggcgtcttgtaaagcagggacaactaaagagtcaataaagacgaaaacggaaagcggagattgtttctgtatccgtggtgtctaaagtattaagcttaatagattaattgtcatgtccacaaatttagaatatagagcaagagaaagacagaggaaaagagaaagtaggcggcaggccagccaagctcaacgagaaaaaaaaaacaaaggagacatttctttttgttggaagaacaacatgaaaacttgtagcggcggtgaaaaaatgagaaatgctagcggccaccaaaggaaggtgaaaatgagcggcagtgaaaaaaaaaggtgaacgagaacacgtaggACATTTCCTCCAAAAAGCGTGTAACAAAGAAGTTTCTTGAAGTTTCACATTGAAGTGgtgcaaaacaacagcaaagaatgtacaaaaaaagtgtgctgcacgagcaaagttgttttttgctaattagacctattgttgtttttcaccgttctccggcgtttccttcgccgcttagcactACGCgattctatatttggtttggacaaactttaaatattatcgagagcttcgcttttagctctggctacaTCTATATATTATCCTCGGCACGGAGTCATACACGCGCTCTTGGCTTGCTCTACTTTTTCAGCTGCCAAAAATAAGACTTCTCAGGTACTTGTAGCCTGGACAAACCTTCTTTTGTTCTattctattatttttaaaatgctCATTCGCCTATTCTTCCTGTAGGGTTTACATTTTCCTGTTTGCATGGACCGCTCAGAGATGTAACAAAGGCCGTACATGGCAAGCTACAAACCGGTTATGGCAAAATCATACGATGTGGTTTATCATGTTCCGTGGAATGCAAGGTAAAGTTTTGAAATGGTAAGCTAAGTTAAAAGAAACAACATTCTCCATTGGTTATTACAAATTCCTTGGCTTGCGGCATTGTATCTCCTTATTTCACAAATCACAGTTGCTAGCCCGTGTCTTGCGGCAAGAGATACCAATGTTTTACATAGTTTTCGATCGCCTTTTCTGACGATCACGTTTGCTAAGGAAAAACATTTCAATGTCAAGCGGCGGTCACCATATCGGGAAAcagtattttattaaaatatgcaaaacaaTAAACCGATTTAGACTATTAACTGAAACTTAAgccaaaaaatgacattttaacGATTTAAAAAAATGCCCAAAAATAAAGGAGCACACAAATACTTGTTGGTTCTTGAGATCTTTTGTGCGGTAATCAACTTTCGGACATTCCACGCCAtgagccgccatctttgattctaTGACGTAACGCAATTCAAGCTTTACTGGAAGATCCGCAATCTCGAAATTCGGATCCATCATCATGTTAGCGTCCTGGACTGGATTCCCTACACTTCGAATGACAGTTCCAGGCTCCAAGTACATTCCACTGCCAGCCTGAAAAAAAACAAGCAGGTTCTTTTAGGGCTCACAGTCGATAAAAATACACTCAGTCAAATGCAGTCGGTTGATAATGATAGCGTTTCATGATAATGTATATCTTCTCTCACTACGCCTCTCTTTCATTGTTGTAGATCTTGACCTAAGCGGCGAACTCTACGAATTTACATTTAGAATTAAGATTTTGCTCAAACATGCGGTGTGAAAAAGGCGTTTACCTCGCTCTGCTCTCTTTatcttcttcctcttttttACTAACTTACTGGGTAAACATTATCTGGGTACACACCTTTATGGAGCGCTTatcttaaatattttaaatatgtAATTATCCAATACTGAAATAAATTTAACCCTTGTGTCTAAACGAAGGACCGATTTCAGTTTTGTAAGTTCTCCAATGTTTTTTATCTTGCTCTTTGTTCAcactcactttcacactcagaTGAAGtgtttgtattttgtatttcattAAATTGTTCAATAAATTAACTAATCGCTCCCTGGTGAGCGCAAATTAGGGTCCTTAGCGAACCTGCAGCGTGTCTGAAATGCCGGAAGCCTTCTTTTGCTATGTAGTTTTTTTTACCTCGGTCTCTCCGTACTAACATTTGAATaaaggccaaaaaaaagaaagaatggaaTTGTAACTAGAAATTTAGCACCATCCTTGATTCATCTATTTtgagtcatgtttagtcatcctgCGACATCGTTGATGCCAAAGCTAGGTTTTAATCTTCTTACTCACCATTTAGTTTTTCCATCAGAATAACAGTGGTGATACAAATAGATGAAATCCCTTGCATATCGATATGATTACAAATAAGATACAAATTTTTTTCTAGATACTGGAAGGTCCCCGGGAACAGGTTCTTGTTAAGAGGTTGTCATTAAGAGTTGTTTAGATGCAGgtggttaattattttaaagtgcCCGACTTTGTTTTTTCATATAACTAAGGAAAATTATCAGTTACTTCTTTTAAAGTTCTTATTTGCTTTGATTAATAAATGCAGTCTATGATTTCTAAGgaaagttttttcatttttctgctTTAAAAGGTTTATGTGACTTATATTGGACAGATGACTGTGTTTGCCTTGTCAAAACACCCTGACATCGAACGACAAGTGCCAATTATCCGTTTGGTCCGCAAAGTAAATACTCTCGTTAACACACAACAGTAGATGCCCTGCCTTGATTATCTACCAAATGAAACCAGATGATATTCCATCAAATAAACGTCATTTAAGTTAATCGATTTAAATTCGAGTTAAGTCGACGAACTCGCCATTATAACTGGTTCTTCAGATGGGTCTATATAAACTTTGCAGACGTTTAGGGAATATGTGTCTTACCTGCGAGGATACAGGAAATTCCATGTCTAAAGACAGTACCACCGTTAGCCCATAAAATTATCAACTAAAGCTCTTCTGCCACGGTCCTGTTCGAAACTCCGTTCAATCTAAAGCAAATACTGACGCCACTGATCTTTGAAGAGCTGGCCTAACACTTATTTGGGGACTGATGacattattaatattaaatatATCACCTTGTTCATTTACGGCTAATTGACGCCATCCTTATCTGTACAGTCTTAAAAAGACCAATCATAGACTACAAGGCATAAAGCCgtgtttcaaaacaaatactagctatgaaaaaataaaaatttttatgtaagcagaggaaaaaaaatggtcTAAATTCTATGACAGACAAACGAGAAAAAACAGTGTAAACCAATACAACATATGATACACCTAGGAGCTAAATTCGCCTTGTTTCAGCtgagcaaaaaggaaaaaagaagcaTATTTCACGCTTTCAAACTAATGTAGTGAAATGGTAAACAATCTGGTTTTAAGCCTGTAGGTCTATTTGAGGAAAAGCGTTCTTTCTATTAAACTGCTATTTTATGCAAGGAAGGTCCAATATTTTCTTTGAGAAACCAAGGTTAGTCTGGGCAGGTGTTTGTCACTTGTTAGCGCCTGTCTTGGTAACACGTGCAGTACGAAAAACGCTGAAATTGCCAAATGCACATTTTAATTCCTGAACAGTTTACTTAAGTTGCAAGTTGCAATTTTGCTTTCTTCAAGGCCAAGATAGTAAGAAATTTTACCCGCCTTACTATTCGCAGCAAAAAAATAAGGAAGGTTGTAGTTCGTTCTGATATTTATCTTACTTCCGGCACCTGCAGACAGCAAGTGCCTCATTGTTGTGGACACGAGAGGTTGACGCGCTTGCGCAGTTACTGCGCAATTCACAGAGAAGAGGGATACTCGAAAATACGTTATCAACTATCATGCGCGGACTGGCGATttgaacaacaataacaacaacaaatgaaaaCCTGAATTGACCTATCAGTTAACTTATAACGGTGTAAGGTAATTCCTTCTTCCTTTAAATTAACATGGGTAAAGTTTTAAGAATGAAAGGCTTTCTGTCAAGTAATGTTCTGATAAATCAAATTCTAGGATCACCATGGata containing:
- the LOC140943630 gene encoding cyclic AMP-dependent transcription factor ATF-3-like, coding for MEFPVSSQAGSGMYLEPGTVIRSVGNPVQDANMMMDPNFEIADLPVKLELRYVIESKMAAHGVECPKVDYRTKDLKNQQLTPEEEQRRKLRRERNKVAASKCRMKRKEHVNTLRKASEELEAANSQLESEIAYLTAEREQLEMMLDAHVCNMEKVTGRGPA